A genomic window from Cytophagia bacterium CHB2 includes:
- a CDS encoding NUDIX hydrolase: protein MSRIIFKIISPIFIVLAIVLFVGFRPDLRQHLLLDFCVVYYAMVWFSRWRFGPPNTPVSTPPPVKLEVAPKHAKALREMALHEYEYIRETMAQAMNDRHTLVNYFLLTTGLVIAAIGAVYSDEGMRYSSHKEQITIAICLILSIVAWLYLLKIVRLRQAWRESSVAMNRIKQFFLMNAGLADEHESSPFLWKSKTIPRPARKGNLYHLAVILISLIAALAVGLASVLLLPDYDWRITFWAPMLFFAHHFLLQLSAYDIFLTDEPSGRKKKSPKTGAAMNSSGGSPKNSNTQSAPARQVIAHKEETVYKNFFKIQKALLQYEKFDGTLSKKVQRFNSEHGHSAAILLHDPATVEFVLVEQFRYPAYVFNAENGWLLEIIAGLIENNEKPMEVARREVREETGYEVQDIEFLREFFPSPGSSSERIFIFFGKVGKKVAPGGGLSSEAEDIRVVRLPVREAYRLVDEGHIHDAKTLVALLSVRERLGVSQQA from the coding sequence ATGAGTCGAATTATTTTTAAAATCATTTCTCCGATATTCATTGTGCTGGCAATCGTGTTGTTCGTGGGGTTTCGTCCGGATTTGCGGCAGCATCTGTTGCTGGATTTTTGCGTCGTCTACTATGCGATGGTGTGGTTTTCGCGCTGGCGTTTTGGCCCGCCCAATACGCCGGTTTCCACGCCGCCGCCGGTTAAGCTCGAGGTGGCGCCCAAACACGCCAAAGCTCTGCGCGAGATGGCATTGCATGAGTATGAATACATTCGCGAGACTATGGCGCAGGCGATGAATGATCGTCATACCCTGGTGAACTACTTTTTATTGACCACCGGTCTGGTGATCGCCGCCATTGGCGCGGTGTACAGCGACGAAGGCATGCGTTATTCGTCTCACAAAGAACAGATTACGATCGCGATTTGTTTGATCCTGAGTATTGTGGCGTGGCTTTATCTGCTCAAGATCGTGCGGCTGCGCCAGGCCTGGCGCGAGAGCAGCGTGGCGATGAATCGCATCAAGCAATTTTTCCTGATGAATGCCGGCCTCGCCGATGAGCATGAAAGCTCGCCGTTTTTGTGGAAGAGCAAAACCATTCCTCGTCCCGCCAGAAAAGGTAATCTCTATCATCTTGCCGTCATTCTAATCAGTCTGATTGCCGCGCTGGCAGTCGGGCTGGCGAGCGTATTGCTGTTGCCCGACTACGATTGGAGAATAACGTTTTGGGCGCCGATGTTATTTTTTGCGCATCATTTTTTGTTGCAGTTGTCCGCTTACGATATTTTTCTTACAGATGAACCATCGGGACGAAAAAAAAAGTCGCCGAAGACGGGCGCCGCGATGAACTCTTCCGGCGGCTCCCCAAAAAACTCAAACACCCAAAGCGCTCCGGCCCGTCAAGTTATCGCGCATAAAGAAGAAACGGTATATAAAAATTTTTTTAAGATTCAAAAAGCCTTGTTGCAATACGAAAAATTCGATGGTACACTGAGTAAGAAAGTGCAACGCTTTAATAGTGAGCATGGCCATTCCGCAGCGATTCTGTTGCATGATCCGGCAACCGTTGAATTTGTTTTGGTGGAACAATTCCGTTATCCGGCCTACGTGTTTAACGCCGAAAACGGCTGGTTGCTCGAGATCATCGCCGGCCTCATCGAAAACAACGAAAAGCCGATGGAAGTCGCGCGGCGCGAGGTGAGGGAAGAAACCGGTTATGAAGTCCAGGACATCGAGTTTTTGCGTGAGTTTTTCCCTTCACCGGGCAGCTCTTCCGAGCGCATTTTTATTTTTTTCGGTAAAGTTGGAAAGAAAGTGGCGCCCGGCGGCGGTTTGAGCAGTGAAGCCGAAGATATTCGGGTTGTGCGTTTGCCGGTGCGTGAAGCCTATCGTTTGGTCGATGAAGGTCATATTCATGACGCCAAAACATTGGTAGCGTTGCTGTCCGTGCGCGAGCGGTTGGGAGTTTCACAACAAGCGTGA
- a CDS encoding S9 family peptidase, producing MLGLHGGVSAVYSQETHPFTVHDLLAMDRISETQVSPDGKWAVFTLRKTDLEANRGRTDLWLVDVDGAGLRQLTSHPGSDYSPAWSRDGKSIWFLSTRSGSAQVWRIAIDGGEAEQKTNLPFDAGTFQLSPDNALLAVTMEVFPECESIDCTQKRDKEIASRKASGRIYDKLFIRHWDTWKDGKRSHLFVQPAAGGEAIDLMKGMDADCPSKPFGGSEEYTFTPDSKGLVFTARVAGREEAWSTNFDLYFVPVDGSAKPKNLTESNPAWDTAPVFSPDGKTLAYLAMKRPGYESDRFRIVLKSWSASTSSAGAERVLTEAWDRSPGGITWAKDNKTIYTIAGNLGQHSLFAIDAASGNVRTVVEKGSVRSVGLAGNRLLFGMDHHRSPVELYSVAPNGSDVRAVTRINAGTLAKVRMGESEQFTFKGWNDETVYAYVVKPADFDPSKKYPVAFLIHGGPQGSFGNDFHYRWNPQTYAGAGYAAVMVDFHGSTGYGQAFCDAIRGDWGGKPLEDLQKGLSAALAKYPWLDGERVAALGASYGGYMINWIAGNWSDRFKCLVNHDGNLDERLAYYDTEELWFPEWDHMGKPWENPENYEKHNPVNFVQNWKTPMLVVHGGRDFRVVETQGISTFTALQRRGIPSKFLYFPDENHWVLKPQNSILWHETVLGWLNQWTKPEGTN from the coding sequence ATGCTGGGATTGCATGGCGGCGTGTCAGCGGTATATTCGCAAGAAACACATCCCTTCACCGTGCATGATTTACTCGCAATGGATCGCATTTCAGAAACGCAAGTTTCGCCGGATGGCAAGTGGGCGGTATTCACCTTGCGCAAAACCGATCTCGAAGCCAATCGCGGGCGCACCGACCTTTGGCTGGTGGATGTTGATGGCGCAGGACTTCGGCAATTGACCTCGCATCCCGGCAGTGATTACAGTCCGGCGTGGTCGCGCGACGGCAAGAGCATCTGGTTTCTCTCCACGCGCTCCGGCTCGGCGCAAGTGTGGCGCATTGCAATTGACGGCGGCGAAGCCGAGCAAAAAACGAATTTGCCCTTCGATGCCGGCACGTTTCAACTCTCGCCGGACAATGCCTTGCTCGCGGTTACGATGGAAGTTTTCCCGGAATGCGAATCAATCGACTGCACGCAAAAACGCGATAAAGAAATCGCCAGCCGCAAAGCCAGCGGACGTATTTATGACAAGCTCTTTATTCGCCATTGGGACACCTGGAAAGACGGCAAGCGCTCGCATCTGTTCGTGCAGCCGGCAGCGGGCGGCGAGGCGATTGATCTGATGAAGGGCATGGACGCCGATTGTCCCTCGAAGCCTTTTGGCGGCAGCGAAGAATATACGTTCACACCCGACAGCAAAGGCCTGGTTTTCACCGCGCGCGTTGCCGGCCGTGAAGAAGCCTGGTCGACGAATTTTGATTTGTACTTTGTTCCTGTTGACGGCTCGGCCAAGCCCAAAAATCTGACGGAGAGCAATCCCGCGTGGGATACCGCGCCGGTGTTTTCGCCGGACGGCAAAACGCTTGCTTATCTTGCTATGAAGCGTCCGGGCTATGAATCCGATCGTTTCCGCATTGTGTTGAAATCTTGGTCGGCCTCGACAAGCTCGGCCGGCGCGGAGCGTGTTTTGACCGAAGCATGGGATCGTTCGCCCGGCGGCATAACCTGGGCAAAAGATAATAAGACGATTTACACGATTGCCGGCAATCTCGGCCAGCATTCATTGTTCGCAATTGACGCGGCCTCCGGCAATGTGCGCACAGTGGTGGAAAAGGGCAGTGTCCGTTCCGTTGGCCTCGCCGGCAACCGGCTGCTCTTCGGCATGGATCATCATCGCTCGCCGGTGGAATTGTACTCGGTCGCGCCCAACGGATCAGATGTGCGCGCTGTAACGCGCATCAATGCCGGCACCCTGGCAAAAGTGCGCATGGGAGAATCGGAACAATTTACGTTCAAAGGTTGGAATGATGAAACGGTTTATGCTTATGTCGTGAAACCGGCAGACTTCGATCCCAGCAAAAAATATCCGGTGGCGTTTTTGATTCACGGCGGGCCGCAAGGCTCCTTCGGCAATGATTTTCACTATCGCTGGAATCCGCAAACCTACGCCGGCGCGGGCTACGCTGCGGTGATGGTGGATTTTCACGGCTCCACCGGCTATGGCCAGGCGTTTTGTGACGCCATTCGCGGCGATTGGGGTGGCAAGCCGCTGGAAGATTTGCAAAAAGGTTTGTCGGCTGCGTTGGCGAAATATCCCTGGCTGGACGGCGAACGAGTTGCGGCGCTCGGCGCTTCGTATGGCGGTTACATGATCAATTGGATTGCCGGCAACTGGTCCGATCGCTTCAAGTGTTTGGTGAATCATGACGGCAATCTCGATGAACGGCTGGCGTATTATGACACGGAAGAGTTATGGTTTCCCGAGTGGGATCATATGGGAAAGCCGTGGGAAAATCCTGAAAACTACGAGAAACACAATCCCGTCAACTTTGTGCAGAATTGGAAAACGCCGATGTTGGTGGTGCACGGCGGCCGCGATTTTCGCGTGGTGGAAACACAGGGTATCTCGACTTTTACCGCTTTGCAGCGCCGCGGCATTCCCAGCAAGTTTCTTTATTTCCCTGACGAGAATCATTGGGTGCTCAAACCGCAAAACAGCATTCTCTGGCATGAGACTGTGCTGGGTTGGCTGAATCAATGGACGAAGCCGGAAGGCACGAATTGA